In a single window of the Drosophila albomicans strain 15112-1751.03 chromosome 3, ASM965048v2, whole genome shotgun sequence genome:
- the LOC117570001 gene encoding testis-expressed protein 2-like isoform X3 has protein sequence MWKYFLTGKSSFHSRSGSIERISPTTSGPNLITALSSSVTAASGDTNPNASVGTWKLIKGKVSQTIEDIKSSKQHHTQQQHSTHSIPVIVAEPVALTAVGWSNDGDSDTECVTINTPLGEEHNNSDSDPDIELLQHDSSSLGSGDIAATAAIGSKRSRLRSGLAHIKSKVKAKQQASVMNKKELSTSPCAPTALRSNFLRRRHNAEPSAEPSTSTQAQAQAAEAQAKQQPSSTTEIPIASGKVKRGIVMARKDVEIESGVEVLEDMIPTSSTESPESAPAAGSKEHEVPSRVRIALDLNLEREDSDTDLPSVPPQRTASNRSVFSGTRSELWASLSSASINWRVSSVAPPMFLVSSVVLLLVMPLPDFLRGVLSTVLVVMAVNWSSSYVQYLFENYVLKTHPERMPFQIPNYFTMPFCEIPVVEEHKTVKTYSGWLNEISTYDPANFSINMTRAVYVRLDGSVLKMSGTNARIPKRRMWNEAPIDRNKVLFTDHRSYDLRDCRIELLPVGLAKKRFFNRKYPIQLIIKNLCTDFSTPQDNVHSQLDVQAKDTKSNLVGINITPPGTDELEKPIDFAATVLQADLRQLRNTVNPDLGLQDLTMPCGDEVRLLLFARCDREKEDWYRRFITASKGIVHEQDLHVPMIRFVEDTDLQAAAAQQAVNLLMGQPSKTRTEKSDEKSMTSLASNNNDEAGSNTPDTQCDDILEDDETPDAAKDGFEGLIMNADVARNPQDYVKFMAVYQQACKQNQIPVCRKPQYDIKHSGRHRRKARRAKRQEDELWKGIDQSLFLGPSGSVVWANVVLGRCLFSWLHDTALHLKIQEFMQKKLNSIKLPSFMEEVVITNIYLGESPMLFHRMSQPMLDERGVWLDTDVTYEGLAHITVTTKLNLLRVRSKPKSSPVFVDTAPQGAEPPPDTRSMPDELSQEGSNNAIYDSDAESSGGSSSESESPAAGVSTEPVGQTEFFQNSPGNARRIFKIVDRIATSNLFQYATELPYVQRAMENMNANITLRVDLKGMVARATLNLPPPPSDRVWLSFRGPPRLWISTKPQVGDKSVDWSIVTNVIESKLCEAVNKYLVYPNMVDFSIPFLGKPTYDDEPSVPGPFN, from the exons ATGTGGAAGTATTTCTTAACTGGCAAGAGTTCTTTCCACTCTAG ATCGGGGAGCATTGAGCGAATATCGCCGACGACGAGTGGCCCCAACTTGATAACGGCGCTGTCAAGCAGCGTGACAGCTGCCAGTGGCGACACGAATCCAAACGCCAGCGTTGGCACCTGGAAGCTGATCAAGGGCAAGGTGTCGCAGACGATTGAGGACATTAAATCCTCGAAGCAGCatcacacacagcagcagcattcaaCGCACAGCATTCCGGTCATAGTTGCCGAACCCGTGGCCCTCACTGCTGTCGGTTGGAGCAACGACGGCGATTCGGACACCGAGTGCGTCACCATCAACACACCGCTGGGCGAGGAGCACAACAACTCGGACTCGGATCCGGACATTGAGCTGCTGCAGCACGACAGCAGCAGTTTGGGCAGCGGCGACATTGCGGCCACAGCTGCCATCGGCAGCAAACGTTCGCGCTTGCGTTCCGGCTTGGCGCACATCAAGTCCAAGGTGAAGGCCAAGCAACAGGCCAGCGTGATGAACAAAAAGGAACTCAGCACCAGTCCCTGCGCACCCACGGCGCTGCGCAGCAATTTTCTGCGACGTCGCCACAATGCCGAGCCCAGCGCCGAGCCATCAACGAGCACTCAAGCGCAAGCTCAGGCCGCTGAGGCACAGgcgaagcagcagccaagctCCACCACGGAGATTCCCATTGCCAGTGGCAAGGTAAAGCGTGGCATTGTCATGGCACGCAAGGATGTCGAAATAGAGTCGGGCGTTGAGGTGCTCGAGGATATGATACCCACGAGTAGCACGGAGTCTCCAGAGTCTGCACCAGCTGCTGGCAGCAAAGAGCACGAGGTGCCATCGAGAGTGCGCATAGCGCTAGATTTGAATTTGGAGCGTGAGGATTCCGACACGGATCTACCTTCAGTTCCTCCGCAACGCACTGCATCCAACAGAAGCGTTTTCAGTGGCACGCGGTCAGAACTGTGGGCAAGTTTGAGCAGCGCTTCCATCAACTGGCGCGTTAGTTCGGTAGCACCGCCGATGTTCCTAGTGAGCAGCGTGGTTTTGTTGCTTGTGATGCCTCTGCCGGATTTCCTGCGTGGCGTGCTATCAACTGTTCTGGTTGTCATGGCCGTCAATTGGTCCAGCTCGTATGTGCAGTATTTATTCGAGAACTATGTGCTGAAGACGCATCCGGAGCGCATGCCCTTCCAGATACCCAACTACTTTACGATGCCCTTCTGTGAGATTCCCGTTGTGGAGGAGCACAAGACCGTAAAGACCTATTCGGGCTGGTTGAATGAGATTAGCACCTATGATCCGGCCAACTTTTCTATTAATATGACGCGTGCCGTTTATGTGCGTCTCGATGGTTCGGTGTTGAAGATGTCGGGGACAAATGCGCGCATACCCAAGCGACGCATGTGGAACGAGGCGCCCATCGATCGCAATAAAGTGTTATTTACGGATCATCGTTCCTACGATTTGCGCGATTGTCGCATCGAGTTGCTGCCCGTGGGCTTAGCCAAGAAGCG TTTCTTCAATCGCAAGTATCCCATACAGCTGATCATCAAGAATTTGTGCACTGATTTCTCGACGCCACAGGATAATGTGCACAGTCAATTGGATGTGCAGGCAAAGGATACGAAATCAAATCTAGTTGGCATTAATATAACGCCACCAGGCACCGATGAGCTGGAGAAACCCATTGATTTTGCTGCCACAGTGCTGCAGGCAGAT CTACGTCAGTTACGTAATACTGTCAATCCGGATCTGGGATTACAAGATCTCACCATGCCCTGTGGCGATGAGGTGCGTCTGCTGCTCTTCGCACGCTGCGATCGCGAGAAAGAGGATTGGTATCGTCGCTTTATCACCGCCAGCAAGGGCATCGTGCACGAACAGGATTTGCATGTGCCAATGATACGCTTTGTCGAAGACACCGATCTGCAGGCAGCCGCTGCCCAACAAGCTGTCAACTTGTTAATGGGACAACCCAGCAAA ACTCGCACGGAAAAGAGCGATGAGAAGAGCATGACCTCGTTGGCTTCCAACAACAATGATGAAGCGGGCTCCAATACGCCGGATACGCAGTGCGATGATATACTCGAGGACGATGAAACGCCAGATGCGGCTAAAGATGGTTTTGAAGGTCTCATTATGAATGCTGATGTGGCCAGAAATCCACAGGATTATGTCAAATTTATGGCCGTTTATCAG CAAGCTTGTAAGCAAAACCAAATCCCCGTTTGCCGCAAGCCGCAATATGATATAAAGCACTCAGGTCGTCATCGTAGAAAA GCTCGTCGTGCCAAACGCCAGGAGGATGAGCTGTGGAAAGGCATTGATCAGTCGCTTTTCCTTGGTCCCTCTGGCAGCGTTGTCTGGGCCAATGTGGTGTTGGGTCGCTGCCTTTTTAGCTGGTTGCATGACACTGCGCTGCATCTGAAGATCCAGGAATTTATGCAGAAGAAACTCAACTCGATTaag CTGCCCAGCTTTATGGAGGAGGTTGTCATCACCAACATCTACTTGGGCGAGTCGCCCATGCTGTTCCATCGCATGTCGCAACCCATGCTGGATGAGCGCGGCGTCTGGCTCGATACAGATGTTACCTACGAGGGTCTCGCCCACATTACAGTGACCACCAAGCTGAATCTGTTGCGTGTGCGCAGCAAGCCCAAATCATCGCCTGTGTTTGTGGACACTGCACCACAAGGAGCAGAACCACCGCCAGATACGCGTAGCATGCCCGATGAGCTGTCACAGGAGGGAAGTAATAATGCCATCTACGACAGCGATGCCGAGAGCTCGGGTGGATCCTCATCGGAATCCGAAAGTCCAGCAGCTGGCGTTTCCACTGAACCAGTCGGGCAAACTGA GTTCTTCCAAAATTCACCGGGCAATGCTCGACGCATTTTCAAGATTGTCGATCGTATTGCCACTTCCAATCTGTTTCAATATGCCACCGAACTGCCGTACGTGCAACGTGCCATGGAGAACATGAATGCCAACATCACTCTGCGTGTTGATCTTAAGGGTATGGTTGCACGTGCCACCCTAAACctgccaccgccaccgtcTGATCGTGTGTGGTTAAGTTTCCGTGGCCCTCCACGTCTTTGGATATCGACAAAGCCCCAGGTGGGCGATAAATCTGTGGATTGGTCGATTGTCACCAATGTGATTGAGAGCAAACTGTGTGAGGCGGTCAACAAGTATTTGGTCTATCCGAATATGGTGGATTTCAGCATACCATTTCTTGGCAAGCCAACATATGACGACGAGCCCTCTGTTCCCGGCCCGTTTAACTAA
- the LOC117569393 gene encoding tetraspanin-18: MVFDCGVWCAKYLLCILNFIFFVLGTIIFGVGLWLAVDKHSLIALLKLVESERIEHFTQPQVIEQLAYALLVIGAVMFFMSLLGYLGAMRESRCLLSTYGTFLILLLVAEIVAGGLAAFYKEQVRNESKKFLQTTITSYTVGENQDATSLMWNQLMGNFGCCGITDYNDFDNSQAWKNTKGNRTIPDACCILKDVAKLVPRDEDCTTNPSESNSFYKKGCYEVFTEWLIRQRELIIGVIVTGIVHLVLVILAFALCKAFAKYDDMRL; the protein is encoded by the exons ATGGTCTTTGATTGCGGCGTCTGGTGTGCAAAGTATTtgctttgcatattaaatttcatatttttt GTGCTAGGCACAATTATATTCGGCGTTGGACTATGGCTGGCAGTGGACAAGCACTCGCTGATTGCTCTGCTCAAGCTGGTCGAGAGCGAGCGCATTGAG CACTTTACACAGCCTCAGGTCATAGAGCAACTGGCCTACGCTCTGCTCGTCATCGGAGCCGTCATGTTCTTTATGAGTCTCTTGGGCTACTTGGGCGCCATGCGTGAATCTCGCTGTCTGCTCTCCACG TATGGCACATTCCTCATCTTGCTGCTGGTCGCCGAGATTGTTGCCGGCGGTTTGGCTGCGTTCTACAAGGAACAGGTGCGCAACGAGAGCAAAAAATTCTTGCAGACCACGATTACCAGCTACACGGTGGGCGAAAATCAGGATGCCACCTCGTTGATGTGGAACCAGCTGATGGGCAACTTTGGTTGCTGCGGCATCACTGATTACAATGATTTTGACAACTCGCAGGCGTGGAAGAATACAAAGGGCAATCGCACCATTCCCGATGCCTGTTGCATCTTGAAGGATGTGGCCAAGTTGGTGCCACGCGACGAGGACTGCACGACCAATCCCAGCGAAAGCAACAGCTTCTACAAGAAG GGCTGCTATGAGGTGTTCACCGAGTGGTTGATTCGACAGCGCGAACTCATTATTGGCGTCATTGTGACTGGCATTGTGCATTTGGTTCTCGTCATTCTTGCGTTTGCGTTGTGCAAAGCCTTTGCCAAATATGACGATATGCGTCTGTAA